The Labrus mixtus chromosome 16, fLabMix1.1, whole genome shotgun sequence genome window below encodes:
- the LOC132991536 gene encoding tektin-B1-like codes for MWQRRERKEDHLRFSLPMISANKSLWTGRPQLQTFQVQNRDDDIVCSLQEDLSRLPSAAHSTMKHLSSLQTEVSVWQAQISESISRVDLEIFALEMLRGTAEGSLQEKQQYSQLLSNCVPLANIICAAEIKHSRILNELKKEEKLTNEIRDMLQKQICVLLEKISSLKDIRTQLLADFRDKGEATQLTTKCILYDQNTQCSRLHIDQYKPNHVKHDRWLSHCKNLKLIANNLIKVCCTFRGNLRYCLANQKNNLDHLHCSTGYTLRKKIHELIYIQDTMTWDRQRISDEISDLTKDIQRVTVQIRNCDQKLHQATHRLEILNQRPRLELCLDQPHFCLTLEKQDLSKITVGLYPLLKRSQQDLESTRRRLMILDDKLAKNAKLLEVEQKLQSLHKSFYPRFYTNVVLSTTPRLCRPRLALTLPHSKAL; via the exons GCAACGTCGTGAGCGTAAAGAGGACCATCTGAGGTTTTCTCTGCCCATGATATCCGCCAACAAATCCCTGTGGACCGGCAGGCCGCAGCTTCAGACTTTCCAGGTCCAGAATCGGGATGATGATATCGTCTGCTCCTTGCAAGAAGATTTATCTCGG CTCCCCTCTGCTGCTCATAGCACAATGAAGCACCTCAGCTCTCTGCAAACAGAAGTCAGCGTTTGGCAGGCGCAGATATCTGAGAGCATCAGCCGTGTGGACCTGGAAATCTTTGCTTTGGAGATG CTGAGAGGCACTGCTGAGGGCTCCCTCCAGGAGAAGCAGCAGTACAGTCAGCTCCTGAGCAACTGTGTTCCGCTTGCTAACATTATTTGTGCAGCAGAAATTAAACACAGCCGCATCCTGAATGagctgaaaaaagaagaaaaactgaccAATGAGATAAGAGACATGCTCCAAAAGCAGATCTGTGTCCTGCTCGAAAAAATAAG cTCTCTGAAGGACATCCGCACTCAACTGCTGGCAGATTTTCGTGACAAAGGTGAAGCCACCCAGCTCACCACCAAATGCATCCTGTATGACCAAAACACCCAGTGCTCCCGTCTTCATATTGACCAATACAAGCCAAACCATGTGAAACATGACAGGTGGCTGTCTCACTGCAAAAACCTGAAGCTGATAGCCAACAACCTAATCAAAGTCTGCTGTACCTTCAGAGGAAACCTGCGCTACTGTCTGGCTAAT CAAAAAAATAACCTGGACCACTTGCACTGCAGCACAGGATATACCCTGAGAAAAAAGATTCATGAACTTATTTACATCCAGGACACCATGACGTGGGACAGACAAAGA ATTTCTGATGAGATTTCTGATCTGACAAAGGACATACAGAGAGTGACGGTCCAAATCAGGAACTGTGATCAGAAGCTGCATCAGGCCACACACCGCCTGGAAATCCTCAATCAGAGACCCAGACTGGAGCTCTGCCTGGACCAA cctcacTTCTGCCTCACTCTGGAGAAACAAGACCTCTCAAAGATAACTGTTGGACTATACCCATTACTGAAACGCTCTCA ACAGGACCTTGAGTCCACACGCAGGCGTCTGATGATTCTGGACGACAAACTGGCCAAAAACGCCAAACTCCTAGAGGTGGAGCAGAAACTCCAGAGCCTGCACAAGAGTTTCTATCCTAGGTTCTACACCAATGTGGTCCTCAGCACCACGCCAAGGCTCTGCAGGCCACGTCTTGCTCTAACGCTTCCCCACAGCAAAGCCCTGTAG